The nucleotide window GGGGCTTACTTTTATTATTTAGGCCGATATAACAATGGGACTTTTCCCGGTGATATCAATGCTGCAAATACTTGATTAATGGATTCATATGCATATTTAACAAGTCCTAAAGTTATACTTTTACTAATAGTGATTTTTTCATTTTTTACAACAATAATTTGTAATATTGGTTTAATCCGCTATGCAATTAGCAGTACTGATGCCGAATTATGTGCAAACAAATGAAGTTTAGCGGTATTATCATTATCACTTGGTGGCTTTTTTGCACCATTTGCATTAACATGATTACCAGATACTGATGTTAAAGCTACAAAAAATGCCCGTGTTGTGATTGTACGTTATTTAGGAACTGCTTGATTAGTATCAGCTATTGCTAGTATTGTTGCAATTATGATTTTTTACAACAAAGCAACAGATAAAACTTGAGTTGGAAACTCAAAACAAAATTTTGCCATTATGATGGGAGTTTTAGCTGCTGTTAGTGTTTTAAGTTTAATTTTTGTCCCTGGCTTTTATAGTAATAAAGTTGTCGCTAATATGATGGCTGAAACTTCTTATGGAAAATGATTACGTTTCGTTTCAACTATTTATACTATTTTAGTTACAATAATGTTAGTGATTCAAATTATTACGGCATTACTAAAACTAATTGAAGCATTTAGCCGTATATTTCAAAAAGGACAGAATGGATTATCAATTTTTGCTAATATTTTAAACTTTACAGCAACTTTAATTGGAACAATCTTTATGATTTATCTAATTACAAAAGTAATTAAAGGATTATGACGTCGTGAAGATGGTTACATGATTAACATTCCACAATATAAAGCATCTGATCATACGCAGCGTCAGTATTAATAAAAGTTTTAAAATGGATTTTATAACACTAAAATCCATTTTTTATTAGTTACTTTAAAGAATATAATCTTTTTAAAAAAAATAAAATTAATAATATTTTAATTGACAAAAATTATTGTTTTATATAAAATTAAAAAGGTTTCAACACAATACTTAAATTGTGTCATCGGGTGTTAGCTCAGTTGGGAGAGCGCCTGCCTTACAAGCAGGTGGTCAGCGGTTCAAGTCCGTTACACCCGACCATTAATGATTTCTGCTGGCTTAGCTCAATAGGTAGAGCAACTGACTTGTAATCAGTAGGTTGGGAGTTCGATTCTTCTAGCCAGCACCATTCTTTGGAGGGGTAGTGAAGTGGCCAAACACATCTGACTGTAACTCAGCTCCTTCGGGTTCGGGGGTTCGAATCCCTCCCCCTCCACCATCTTTATATATATTTTGGGCTATAGCCAAGCGGTAAGGCAAAGGACTTTGACTCCTTCATGCGCTGGTTCAAATCCAGCTAGCCCAGCCATTGTCTCCTGTTAGCTCAGTCGGTAGAGCAACTGGCTTTTAACCAGTGGGTCAAAGGTTCAAGTCCTTTACAGGAGACCATTTATAAAAATATATGCCCGAGTGGCGGAATAGGTAGACGCAACGGACTTAAAATCCGTCGGTTTTACAACTGTACCGGTTCAAGTCCGGTCTCGGGTACCATTTATTTTATTTAAAAAAAATTGACATTATGTCAAGACAGTGGTATATATATTACTGTAGTTTAGGATAAAATTTAAAATTAAAATGCAGGTGTAGTTTAATGGTAGAACTTCAGCCTTCCAAGCTGACTGTGAGGGTTCGATTCCCTTCACCTGCTCCATGATATTAATTGTTAGTTTAACATTTTTTTTTATGTTAAAATAAAAGGGTAAGGTGCAAAAGAGGAGTTAGTAATTCTTATGAAAGTCATTAAAAACAATAATAAAAAAGAGTCTACTAGTAATTGAGAACATTTACCACCAGAAATGCAACATGATTTAGAATTTCATGCTTCACGAACAGTGTTTTGAAAAAGTTTTTTATTTTTAATTATTGAAGCAGTAGGGCCATTTTTATTATTGTTTTTTTTAACTTCTCCGGACTTAAGTTTTACCTACCATTATGATGTTGGAATTGGAATTGGTTTTGGTTTAACAATGGTTTTTAGTGTTTTTTTATTAACTTGTCTGGGATTTTATTTTCATTTTCATCAAGCTGACCAGTTTACTTATACAATTGCATTATCTTGAATGCTATATGGCATTTACTTAACTGGATATTGATGAGGATGAGATAAGATTTTATATCGTTGTTTAGTATCATTTCTTTTTCTCTTAGGTGCTATTTTTGTTGGGACATTTATAACCGTATGAATGCGTAATCTTCGTGGATATTTTCAAATGAAAAAAAATCGGAAACAATCTGGATTACCAGTTAGCAATGAAAAAGAAAGCAATAATTCACCGGTTGATTCAGCAGTAACAAAAAAAGAACCCTAATTATTTTTTTGTAAATTAGTTAATTTTAAATCAATAATTGTTAAGAAAATTTTTTCTTTTGTTTGTTCATACATATAATTCGCTCAATAAATTCATAGAATGTTTTGGTAATACATTCATGCTGCTACTTTTTCTTGTTGCTGTGGTGTTAAATTAAAAAGATTAAATCAATAAGTTTGTTCAGCTTTTGTTGTTAATGTTTCAGAAGCAAATGAAGCAATATCAAAAAATTTATCATTTAACATTGCATATTCAAAATCAATTAAGTAGAGTTTTTGATTTAAAAAAACTAAATTGCCACTATTTAAGTCATTATGGCATAAAACAAGTTCTGTTGGTTGCAATTTTGAATAATCAAGATTTTTTTCATATGTTGTTAAATTGACCAATTGCTTACAAATTGCCGATTTTAATGTTATTAAAAATTGTTTGGGATTAAATGTTTTAATTTGATTATTTGTATTAATTTTAGTTTCTCATAATTGTTTAATTATTGTAGCAACTTGGGTTAGGACTTGGTTTGTAAGCTTAACCATACTAAGGGATTGCAAAGTTGGATAATATGGTGTAACCAAAAAGAAATGCTCACCATCATAACCATAATCAACAATTGGTAATGTTAAATCACTATTTTTAATTTGTTCTAAAACAAAAATTTCATTTTGATGATCAATGAATAAATTAGTGAAAGGACTACTATAACGGATAAAAAGATTATCAATACTTTGATAATTTTGGTTCGTAATACCTAAATTTAATTTTGCTTTAATTTGGTATTTCATCATATTTCTGACTTCCATTCTGTATGATATATATTATTAATTTTATTATACAATATATATAGTAAAGAAAAGCGGGGAAATAAAAAATGGAAGAAATTTGGATTGCTACTAGTAATAAGAACAAAGTACGAGAATTTAAAGAAATGTTTGAAGGTATTAATATAATTGTTAAATCATTATTAGATTTAACAACACCTGTGCCTGAAATTCCTGAAACAGGAACAACCTTTGAAGAAAATGCATTTTTAAAAGCTGATTATTTAAGTAAAATGTTAAATAAGCCAGTATTAGCGGATGATTCTGGGTTAGAAATTATTGGTTTAGGAAATTTTCCTGGTGTTAATACTCGCCGTTGAGCAGAACCAATTACTGATAATAATATTATTAATAATTTATTAATTGAAAAATGTCGGTCACTAGAACAACGTGATGCACAAGCAGTTTGTGTTTTATGTTATATTAATCCAATTACAAACGAAACAAGATATTTCCGTGGAGTAACAAAAGGCCTTATTACTGAAGAACCAAGTGGTACTAATGTTTTTGGTTATGATGCCATTTTTTTCTTACCTGAAATTGGCCAAACTTATGCTGAATTAACTATAATAGAAAAAAATAAGTATTCACATCGTTCAAAGGCTTTTCAGATGTTTAAAAAATGATGATTAGGAGGAAAAGATGAAAACAACAAAAAAAATTAACATTATTTTATTTGAACCAGAAATTGCACAAAATGTTGGAGCCATTATGCGAACTTGTGTTGCAATTAATGCTAAATTACATTTAATTGAACCATTTGGATTTATTTTTGATGAACGATTTATTACTCGTAGTAGTGCAAATTATGTTGAGTTTGCTGATTATGAAACATATAATGATTGAAATCATTTTTTGCAATTAAATCCAAATCTTAAATTATATTGTGCAACTCGTTATGCTCAACAGCCACATAGTGCAATTGATTTTACCAAGGATGAAAAAATTTTTATTTTATTTGGACGTGAATCAACTGGTATTCCAACAGCAATTTTGAAAGAACATTTAGCACGAACTTTTCGCATTCCAATGTCAGAAAAAGTTCGTAGTTTAAATGTTGCTAATACAGTTGGAATTGTTGGTTATGAAATTATGCGTCAATTAGATTATCCCGGGTTATCTAAAGTTGAAATTCAAAAAGGGCCTGATTTTTTAAAACAAAAATAACAATGCTTTTTGTGAATTTTTTTCTTACTTTTGAAAAAAGTTTTTTATAATTCTTTTAAGTATTGAGTTATATTGGTTGTTTTTAGAAAGGATGATAAAGAATGAATCAAGTAATATTGGTTGGGCAAGTAGAAGGAACTTATGAAATTATTTATGATAAAAAAGAAGCAGAACGAAAACTAATGAAATTTTTACTAAAGATTCAGCGACCTTTTAAAAATAAAGATGGTAACTATGACAGTGATTTAGTTAATGTTAAAGTATGAACAAATAATATCGATGATTTAGATATTAGTTTACGTGATAAAGCAATTATTGCCGTCAAAGGGCGAATTCAATCATTTCGTTCCAATAATTTTGATTAAGAAAATTATTATAACGATATAATTGCTGACCGTGTTACGTATTTAAGCAGTTTTAACTAACATTATTAATATTATTAACTTAATACCAATTAGCCATTTCCTTTGAAATGGCTTTTTATATAAAAAAGTTAAAATTTAGTAGTAAATAAACAATAGTTTCAATGAAAAAAGGCTAAAATAAACTCTTTTTAAGTAATTATTTTTTTGTAAAAAAAATTAATATTTTTACTAAAAACGCTTGCAAAAAAATGAGGATTTTATATACTTATAAAGGTGTCAGTTGGGAGTAATTTATTACTTAATCATAATAAATACTTACTTGCATTATCAAAAAAAATACTAAAAATATGAAAAAAAGAGTCAAAAGTTATTGACAATAAACGCATAATTTTGTATGATTTGAAAGGTGTTTTGCTGACACAATAACGATCTTTGAAAACTAAACATAACAACAAAAGATAATCATTTAATCAATGAATATCCGTCATTAAAGCTAGGAACAAAAACGATATTTTTTAATGAGAGTTTGATCCTGGCTCAGGATGAACGCTGGCGGCATGCCTAATACATGCAAGTCGAACGGGGTGCTTGCACCCAGTGGCGAACGGGTGAGTAACACGTATCTAATCTACCCATTAGCGGGGGATAACAGTTGGAAACGACTGCTAATACCGCATACGACATTTTCTGGCATCAGAGAATGTTAAAAGGTCCGTTTGGATCACTAATGGATGAGGATGCGGCGTATTAGTTAGTTGGTGGGGTAATGGCCTACCAAGACAATGATACGTAGCCGAACTGAGAGGTTGATCGGCCACATCGGGACTGAGACACGGCCCGAACTCCTACGGGAGGCAGCAGTAGGGAATTTTTCACAATGGGCGAAAGCCTGATGGAGCAATGCCGCGTGACTGAAGACGGTCTTCGGATTGTAAAGGTCTGTTGTAAGGGAAGAACAGTAAGTATAGGAAATGATACTTATTTGACGGTACCTTACCAGAAAGCCACGGCTAACTATGTGCCAGCAGCCGCGGTAATACATAGGTGGCAAGCGTTATCCGGATTTATTGGGCGTAAAGCGTGCGCAGACGGTTTAACAAGTTTGGGGTCAAATCCTGGAGCTCAACTCCAGTTCGCCTTGAAAACTGTTAAGCTAGAGTGTAGGAGAGGTCGATGGAATTCCATGTGTAGCGGTGAAATGCGTAGATATATGGAGGAACACCAGTGGCGAAGGCGGTCGACTGGCCTATCACTGACGTTTAGGCACGAAAGCGTAGGGAGCAAATAGGATTAGATACCCTAGTAGTCTACGCCGTAAACGATGAGTACTAAGTGTCGGACTAAGTTCGGTGCTGCAGTTAACGCATTAAGTACTCCGCCTGAGTAGTATGCTCGCAAGAGTGAAACTCAAAGGAATTGACGGGGACCCGCACAAGCGGTGGAGCATGTGGTTTAATTCGAAGCAACGCGAAGAACCTTACCAAGGCTTGACATCCAGTGCAAAGCTGTAGAAATACAGTGGAGGTTAACATTGAGACAGGTGGTGCATGGTTGTCGTCAGCTCGTGCCGTGAGGTGTTTGGTTAAGTCCAGTAACGAGCGCAACCCTTGCCGTTAGTTACTCCATTAAGTTGAGATACTCTAACGGGACTGCTAGTGTAAGCTAGAGGAAGGTGGGGATGACGTCAAATCAGCATGCCCCTTATGTCTTGGGCTACACACGTGCTACAATGGTCGGTACAAAAAGTTGCGATCTCGTAAGAGGGAGCTAATCTGAAAAAGCCGATCTCAGTTCGGATTGAGGGCTGCAACTCGCCCTCATGAAGCCGGAATCGCTAGTAATCGCGAATCAGCAATGTCGCGGTGAATACGTTCTCGGGTCTTGTACACACCGCCCGTCACACCATGAGAGTTGATAATACCAGAAGTCGGTATTCTAACCGCAAGGAGGAAGCCGCCCAAGGTAGGATTGATGATTAGGGTGAAGTCGTAACAAGGTATCCGTACGAGAACGTGCGGATGGATCACCTCCTTTCTATGGAGTTAATACTTTATAGTAATTAACTAGTTTTAATGACCGTTATGTTTAGTTTTCAGAGATTAGTTTCTCTGACAATAACAAGTAAATGTTATTGGAATTGTTCTTTGAAAACTGGATAATAGACATCTAGTTATTTTAATCACATGATTAAAATAACAATAATTCAAAATTTCTGTTATTTTTAAAAAATAACTAAAATTTCACAGTTATATTTGTAAATGATTCTCAAAAAACTGATTTAAAATCAGGTCAAATAATTTATAAAACTTTGAAGTTACAAAGGGCGTATGGTGAATGCCTTGGGAATAGGAGACGATGAAGGACGTGACTACCTGCGATAAGGTTCGGGGAGCTGGAAGTAAGCTTTGATCCGGACATGTCCGAATGGGGAAACCCGGTGAGATTAATCTCTCATCATCCTATAATGAATAAATAGTTATAGTGAAGGTATACCTAGGGAATTGAAACATCTTAGTACCTAGAGGAAAAGAAAGCGAATGCGATTCTCTTAGTAGCGGCGAGCGAACGGGGAACAGCCCAAACCAGATTTATCTGGGGTTGTAGGACCATAATAGTAGAGTTACAAAACTTGTTTATAGTAGAAATGGTTGGGAAACCATGCCGTAGAGGGTGATAGCCCCGTATACGAAATAGACAAGACTCGAAATGGAATCCTGAGTACGGCGAGACACGTGAAATCTTGTCGGAATCAACGCGGACCACCGCGTAAGGCTAAATACTACCTATTCACCGATAGTGAACCAGTACCGTGAGGGAAAGGTGAAAAGCACCCCGGGAGGGGAGTGAAATAGTACCTGAAACCATATGCCTACAAGAAGTCGGAGCCCGTTAATGGGTGACGGCGTGCCTTTTGTAGAATGAGCCGGCGAGTTATGATAGCATGCAAGGTTAAGTAGAAAATACGGAGCCGTAGTGAAAGCGAGCCTTAATAGGGCGTTTAGTATGTTGTCATAGACCCGAAACCAGGTGATCTAGCCATGAGCAGGTTGAAGTTGAGGTAAAACTTAATGGAGGACCGAACCGACGTTCGTTGAAAAGACCGCGGATGACTTGTGGCTAGGGGTGAAATTCCAATCGAACCTGGAGATAGCTGGTTCTCCCCGATATAGCTTTAGGGCTAGCGTCGAGGTTAGCAAGTTGGAGGTAGAGCACTAAATGTATGATGGCCCCACCTAGGGGTACTGAATGCAATTAAACTCCGAATGCCAATTTTGTATACTCGGCAGTCAGTACATGGGTGATAAGGTCCATGCACGTAAGGGAAACAGCCCAGATCATCAGCTAAGGTCCCAAAATTTATGCTAAGTGTGTAAGGATGTGAAGTCGCTTAGACAGCTAGGAGGTTGGCTTAGAAGCAGCCACCCTTTAAAGAGTGCGTAACAGCTCACTAGTCGAGTAACTTTGCGCCGAAAATGTACCGGGGCTAAGCATAATACCGAAGCTATGGGTTTTGTATATTTATATACAGGGCGGTAGGGGAGCGTTCTAACAGGGATGAAGGTAGACCGTGAGGACTGCTGGACTGGTTAGAAGTGAGAATGCCGGCATGAGTAACGTTTGAGGGTGAGAATCCCTCATGCCGTTTGACCAAGGTTTCCTGGGCAAGGTTCGTCCACCCAGGGTTAGTCAGGACCTAAGGCGAGGCCGAAAGGCGTAGTCGATGGACAACAGGTTGATATTCCTGTACCACCATATAGAGCGATGGAGTGACGGAGAAGGATAGTATATCCCGGTTATTGGATTCCGGGCTAAGCACAAAGAGGGTAAGGTTGGCAAATCCGCCTTGCATAACCTTGAAGTGTGATGGGGAGCGAACGGTTCGCCTAGTAGCGAAGTATATGACTCCATGCTTCCAAGAAAAGCTTCTAGCACTATTTATATGGTGCCTGTACCTAGAACGAACACACGTGGTCAAGGAGAGAATCCTAAGGCAAGCGAGATAACTGTAGCTAAGGAACTCTGCAAAATAACCCCGTAAGTTAGCGAGAAGGGGTGCTCATAGCAATATGAGCCGCAGTGAAGAGGAAGGGGCAACTGTTTAGCAAAAACACAGCTCTCTGCAAAGTCGTAAGACGACGTATAGGGGGTGACGCCTGCCCAGTGCTGGAAGGTTAAGGGGATTAGTTAGCATTAGCGAAGCTTTGAACCGAAGCCCCAGTGAACGGCGGCCGTAACTATAACGGTCCTAAGGTAGCGAAATTCCTTGTCAGGTAAGTTCTGACCCGCACGAAAGGCGTAATGATCCCTTCGCTGTCTCGGCTGCAGACTCGGTGAAATTTTAGTACCTGTGAAGATGCAGGTTACCCGCAACTAGACGGAAAGACCCCATGGAGCTTTACTATAGCTTGATATTGGGTTTTGATATAGCATGTATAGGATAGGTGGGAGACTTTGAAGCAGTAACGCTAGTTGTTGTGGAGTCATCCTTGGAATACCACCCTTGTTATGTCGGAATCCTAACCTAGATCTGTAAGCCAGATCAGAGACAGTGTCAGGTGGGTAGTTTGACTGGGGCGGTCGCCTCCTAAAATGTAACGGAGGCGCCCAAAGGTACCCTCAGTATGGTCGGAAATCATACATAGAGCGCAAAGGTAGAAGGGTGCTTGACTGTGAGACTTACAAGTCGAACAGGAGCGAAAGCTGGGCTTAGTGATCCGGCGGTCCCGTGTGGAAGGGCCGTCGCTCAACGGATAAAAGTTACCCTGGGGATAACAGGCTGATCTCCCCCAAGAGTTCACATCGACGGGGAGGTTTGGCACCTCGATGTCGGCTCATCGCATCCTGGAGCTGAAGTTGGTTCCAAGGGTTGGGCTGTTCGCCCATTAAAGCGGTACGCGAGCTGGGTTCAGAACGTCGTGAGACAGTTTGGTCCCTATCTGTTGTGGGCGTAGGAAATTTGAAGAGATCTGTCCCTAGTACGAGAGGACCGGGATGGACACACCTCTGGTGCTCCAGTTGTCACGCCAGTGGCACAGCTGGGTAGCTATGTGTGGAAATGATAATCGCTGAAGGCATCTAAGCGAGAAGCATACTTTAAGATGAGATTTCCCATCCTTTATGGAGTAAGACCCCTTGAAGACGACAAGGTTGATAGGTTGGGTGTGTAAGCACGGCGACGTGTTCAGCTAACCAATACTAATAGGTCGAGGACTTCAAAAAAGCGAGAGCTTATTTACAAATTTTAGACAGTTTATTATCTAGTTTTGAGCGGATAATTTCCCTCAGATATAATCTGGTGCTTATGGCATAGTGGACACACCCGTTCCCATCCCGAACACGGAAGTTAAGCACTATTACGCCGACGATAGCCGCAAGGTGAAAATAGGGCAGTGCCAGGTTAAAAAAGGTTTCGACCTTTTTTTTTTAATATTTTTTAGGATAAGTTACAATTTACAGTTTATTAAAAAATAATTTTCTTTTAATAAAAGATATAATAATTAACAAACAGAAAGGAATTCTTAAAAATGAAGAAATTTTTAGCTTTTTTAGGGGTAAGTATGATTGCCCCTAATATCGTATTTGGTATCACTGGAATTACCGAATATAACAACTTAAAACAAAATAGTCCTTTAGTGGGCCATTCAGCAATGCTATTACAAATAAAGCAACCAGGTATTGAATTTAACAATGAAATAAAAGTTTATAAGATTACAACTGATGTACTACCAAATGAACAAAAATATGACATTATTTTTAAAATTAAGTCTGAATTATGAAAAGAAATTAAAAATTTATGAGAAATTTTTAATAATAATTTTAATAACAAAAACAATAAAAAAATTAAATTTACCCATGCTGTGGTAGCTAAACTATTACATTCAGTGATGATAGATTCATCAATTGCAACAGTTCCATTTCTTTCTATGTTATTTAACCAAATTTGAAGTGATTGAGATGTAATTAATGATTTTTGAATTGAATGTCTTCAAGAAAACTACCGTATGGTTATGAATTTTACAGTAAAATATGAGCCGACAAAAATTGAGCGATATAGCAATATTAAATTTACCCTTTGTTCAATATATTCAGATCATAAATCATAATAAAATAACAAAAAATGCACTATTACTTTGAATAATGCATTGTATAAACGTTAAAATATAGTTGTTGTGG belongs to Spiroplasma melliferum and includes:
- a CDS encoding putative transmembrane protein, translated to MIIQMMTRNFGFTRFWIVLSSIVGIAGMAIAGGAYFYYLGRYNNGTFPGDINAANTWLMDSYAYLTSPKVILLLIVIFSFFTTIICNIGLIRYAISSTDAELCANKWSLAVLSLSLGGFFAPFALTWLPDTDVKATKNARVVIVRYLGTAWLVSAIASIVAIMIFYNKATDKTWVGNSKQNFAIMMGVLAAVSVLSLIFVPGFYSNKVVANMMAETSYGKWLRFVSTIYTILVTIMLVIQIITALLKLIEAFSRIFQKGQNGLSIFANILNFTATLIGTIFMIYLITKVIKGLWRREDGYMINIPQYKASDHTQRQY
- a CDS encoding putative choline kinase, translating into MKYQIKAKLNLGITNQNYQSIDNLFIRYSSPFTNLFIDHQNEIFVLEQIKNSDLTLPIVDYGYDGEHFFLVTPYYPTLQSLSMVKLTNQVLTQVATIIKQLWETKINTNNQIKTFNPKQFLITLKSAICKQLVNLTTYEKNLDYSKLQPTELVLCHNDLNSGNLVFLNQKLYLIDFEYAMLNDKFFDIASFASETLTTKAEQTYWFNLFNLTPQQQEKVAAWMYYQNILWIYWANYMYEQTKEKIFLTIIDLKLTNLQKNN
- a CDS encoding dITP/XTP pyrophosphatase, translated to MEEIWIATSNKNKVREFKEMFEGINIIVKSLLDLTTPVPEIPETGTTFEENAFLKADYLSKMLNKPVLADDSGLEIIGLGNFPGVNTRRWAEPITDNNIINNLLIEKCRSLEQRDAQAVCVLCYINPITNETRYFRGVTKGLITEEPSGTNVFGYDAIFFLPEIGQTYAELTIIEKNKYSHRSKAFQMFKKWWLGGKDENNKKN
- a CDS encoding RNA methyltransferase; translated protein: MKTTKKINIILFEPEIAQNVGAIMRTCVAINAKLHLIEPFGFIFDERFITRSSANYVEFADYETYNDWNHFLQLNPNLKLYCATRYAQQPHSAIDFTKDEKIFILFGRESTGIPTAILKEHLARTFRIPMSEKVRSLNVANTVGIVGYEIMRQLDYPGLSKVEIQKGPDFLKQK
- a CDS encoding single-stranded DNA-binding protein, which translates into the protein MNQVILVGQVEGTYEIIYDKKEAERKLMKFLLKIQRPFKNKDGNYDSDLVNVKVWTNNIDDLDISLRDKAIIAVKGRIQSFRSNNFD